Part of the Bacillus sp. THAF10 genome is shown below.
CAGTTGCCGCCTTTATTGGAGCGTCCTTAGTAGCAGCTGCAGTCTATTTCCTTTCATGGAAGGACGGAGTAACTCCCGTTCGACTCATACTTATTGGAATTGGTATTTCTGCTTTAATGCAGGCGGGAACTACCACATTTATGGTCCTAGGTCCCATCTATATGGCTAGCCAAGCGAACATTTGGATTACAGGAAGCGTCAATAGTATCACCTGGGAGGATGTGAACGTCCTTCTTCCTGTCACCGTGGTGCTGCTGATTCTTGCTTTTCTCTCCGCAAGGAATGTGAACGTTCAGTCCTTAGGTGAGGATATTGCTACTGGCGTAGGAAGCGCGGTGCAACGTCATCATTTCCTTTTACTTATGATCAGTACAGGGTTAGTCGGAATTTCCGTTGCATTTGCAGGGGGTATTGGCTTCGTCGGACTGATGGCACCACATATTGCCCGCAAGCTGGTAGGTTCCTCGTATGGAGCTCTACTTCCAGTCGCTGCATTCATCGGCGCCATTTTAGTATTGGTAGCAGATTTAATTGGACGGACTCTGTTCTTACCTTCCATTGTACCTGCAGGGGTCTTTACAGCTACCCTTGGTGCACCATACTTTATCTATCTTTTAATGAAAACGAAAAGGTAAGGGAATCCTTATCTTTACATGAAGAAAACAGCAGGACATTTTAACGGATTCACAAAACTATAATCTTTATAAAAAATGTATAGCCATTTAGTATAACTAAGAGCACTGCGAATTGCAGTGCTTTTTATATTTAAAAAAATAAATGCCGTTTTTAAGATTTATACCATTTCATGTTAATGTTAAGGTAAGACCTTATTCCATATAAGGGCAGGATTGTTGAATAAGGATTTTATAATATGAATAAGTTTCTACTAAGCATTTTATATGGGAGAGAAATAAATAAGATGAAACAAGTCTTTGAAAAAGTAGTATATTTTATTTTTACTCTATTTATTTTTACCTTTTTATGGAAATTAATGGCGGTTTTATGGGACGCTTTTGTGCCTTGGAATTATAAAACTGACTTATTAGGACTTTTTGTGGTAACACCAATACTAATAGGAGCGGCATTTATTTTATCAAGCTTGTCTTTTAAGATTATAAAGAATTCAAAATAATCTCAGTTTTTTTAAGCCTTTATTGCATTCTCTAGGAGCGATAGTTGCATAGTGGGATCTCCTTTCTGTTTAGAGAGAGGATTGTTGATGGATTTTGTAAAGGTGGGGGTTGAATATGAAGAATAAGCAGGTTATTTTCTGGTCTGTAATTGCAATCATACTTATCATAATTTGGCTGTTTACAAGGTAACAAGTATCTTCAACAATCTAGGGCGATTGCAGCACAATGGATTGCTCCGTACATAAGAATAGGGCAGGATTGTTGAAGAACAATATCATTAATTTATTTGAGGGAAAAACTCCTGTAAAAGTTGGTAGGTGAATAAAATGAATGAGGAAATTATAAAGGATTTATCTGTGAATGTTGGGTTTATTAAAATTCATCTTCCTGATTATACAATGTCAACCTTTATGATTGCACAAAGTATAGCAGATGAATTTGGAGTAGAAACAAACCAACAAGCTATAAAGAAGCTACGCGGAGTTCTAAAGAGTTCAGAAAATGATTTGTATAAGAAAGTAAAAACTGATTATGAAAGCGGTTCAATATTTATCCATACTAGTTCAAAAAGAGGAGAGGAAATTCTTCAAGTTGCTCTTATTATCAATGACCTTGCAATAGAACCCTATTGTCAAGAATTTGCCCCCGAAGATATTAGCAAGATAAAGAGCATAATAAAGGATTGGAAACGTCCTAGACCACAAAAGTGGAAAGTTGGTGATGTTTTTACGGTTCCTTTAAGCGACGGTACGTATTCTTTCGGTCAAGTTTTATGGGAGACGTACAATTCTCCTAATTGTGCCCTTTTTGATTGTAGAGGTAAAGAAAACCTTCCTATTGAGACAATTACATCCTCACCAGTATTTTCGGTATTAAATATTACTGCCAAATTTCTTGATTGTTTTGAATGGAAAGTAATTGGTAATGTGCCAGTTGAAATTACTAAAGATGATGTTCCTAAAGAGCATCGTGGTGAAAGTACCGTTGGTTCACTCTCCTTTTCATCTGCTATTTTAAGTGAATTGGCAGAAGTATATTATGGACTAAAACCGTGGAATTCAGCTTATAAACAAGATTTCTATGATGAACTACTTATGCCTAAAATAAAAAGACCTCAAAATATAATTATCAAATAAAAGTTATTTTCTCTAATACTGAAATGATGTTTATTAAGCAATCTAGGAGCGATTGCTGCATAATGGATTATTCCTGAGGAAGGAGGGCTTGAAACTGTGAGTGTTCTTTTTCGTGTAGAATTGTATGTAAGAGATATTGAAAATTCTATCAAGTTTTATCAAGACATCATTGGATTAAAACTCTATGGAAGGAATGAAAGATCCGCACGTTTTAATTACGATAGTTTCTCGTTATTGATAACCTCAGATACTGTCTTAAGTAATAATCATTATTTTAATAGTAAAGCTAAAAGCGAAGTTAAAGGAAATGGTTTTGAGTTAATTATAGTTGTAGATGAATTAGAAAAAGTACATTCTCGTTGCCTTGATTACAATTACCCTATCGAAGTTGACGTAGAAAAATATCCGTGGGATATGAGAGGTTTTAAGATTGCCGACCCAGATGGATATTTTCTAAGAATTACTTCTAAATAACCTTAATCAACCGATAAAATAAAGTTATTCAACAATCTAGGGCGATTGCAGCATAACTTATCGCTTCTTATTTAGGAATTGGGTAGGATAGTTGAATATGACTACTTGGAAAGAGGTGCTATTTTGAATGCAGTGAAGTTAGCTAAGACAATTACTAACCTTGATGTTAAGCCTGGAGGAACATTACGCTTTTATGGGAAGTGGTTTGCGAGACCCTATGATAATTACCACAAGATTTTAGAATGTAGTTTTGATGATGGGATATTACATTTCAAATTTGACGTTGGTGAACAATTGAAAATATGGAATCCAAACAAAATAGTGTTTAACGATAAGGAGTTAATCATTAAAGAATCTCTTTGTGTTGAATTTATTAGGTATCCTTACGGAGAGCCACAAACAGAAGAAAATTTGATAATAGATAGATATTCAGACGGACAAATATCAAACAATTCTTTTAAGGGTGGAAAAGTTTTGGATAAACTTTTAGACCGTAACTATCCAGCGGTTGAGTTATTATCATATTAAGCTAACGGTGGCAATAACTGAAGATCAGCAAATTGATCCAGCTATTGCCCTTATTCAATTAATGGGCAGGATTGTGCAATAAGCTAAGTTCTGAAAATAATTGAAAGAGGTAAAATTTTTGAAGTTTATTGAGTTTGGTATAGGAAATAGTTGGCTAATAAGAACAGAAACAGAATTAGAAGATAGTACAGAGTTTGAGGAAAAAGGAATTGTAGGTCCAATAAAATTACAGTCCCTATACATAAGGGTTTGGGTGGGAAGAACTGTTCTGATAATGGATTCAAAAGAAGGGTTTAAGCGAATGGAGAAGAAACGTAAAGACTTAAAATTTATTTTGGGTGTAGTG
Proteins encoded:
- a CDS encoding iron ABC transporter permease: MKGYRSFRIGKNKVSLLLDKNALLKLGILVIITCIVFIVSVGLGDLRIHPFTVISLFFGGGSELEQLVVFQFRLPRIIASVLVGMALAVAGGILQGMIRNSLAAPDTIGVTAGAAMAVVAFLWLFSDDNYSLIVSIKWLPVAAFIGASLVAAAVYFLSWKDGVTPVRLILIGIGISALMQAGTTTFMVLGPIYMASQANIWITGSVNSITWEDVNVLLPVTVVLLILAFLSARNVNVQSLGEDIATGVGSAVQRHHFLLLMISTGLVGISVAFAGGIGFVGLMAPHIARKLVGSSYGALLPVAAFIGAILVLVADLIGRTLFLPSIVPAGVFTATLGAPYFIYLLMKTKR
- a CDS encoding Imm26 family immunity protein, with the protein product MNEEIIKDLSVNVGFIKIHLPDYTMSTFMIAQSIADEFGVETNQQAIKKLRGVLKSSENDLYKKVKTDYESGSIFIHTSSKRGEEILQVALIINDLAIEPYCQEFAPEDISKIKSIIKDWKRPRPQKWKVGDVFTVPLSDGTYSFGQVLWETYNSPNCALFDCRGKENLPIETITSSPVFSVLNITAKFLDCFEWKVIGNVPVEITKDDVPKEHRGESTVGSLSFSSAILSELAEVYYGLKPWNSAYKQDFYDELLMPKIKRPQNIIIK
- a CDS encoding VOC family protein: MSVLFRVELYVRDIENSIKFYQDIIGLKLYGRNERSARFNYDSFSLLITSDTVLSNNHYFNSKAKSEVKGNGFELIIVVDELEKVHSRCLDYNYPIEVDVEKYPWDMRGFKIADPDGYFLRITSK
- a CDS encoding DUF3977 family protein; this encodes MKFIEFGIGNSWLIRTETELEDSTEFEEKGIVGPIKLQSLYIRVWVGRTVLIMDSKEGFKRMEKKRKDLKFILGVVSK